CTGGTCATTTGCTATGGAGCCGGGCTTCCCCTCCATGATGGCATCGCGGCTGAACTCGCTGGCAATGATGACTAGCGTCCGGTCTAACAAACCACCTTCTTCAAGGTCTTTCACCAGGGTGGCGATGGGCAGATCCATTTCCTTGTGCAGACCATCTACCGTGGTGTGCCCATCTTTGTGTGTATCCCACTGAAAGAACGGCACGTACTCGGTGGTCACTTCCACGAAACGCACACCAGCTTCAACCAGACGCCGGGCCAGCAAACAGCCACGACCAAAGCGCCCGGTGTCATACTTCGCGTAGCTTTCTTTCGGCTCCAGTGTGATGTCAAAGGCCTCGCGTTCCTTGGAACTCAACAGGCGGTAGGCATTGTCCATGCTGCGAATGAGTGACTGCTGCTGGTGATCACTCATGTAATCCCGATGAGGGCTTTGATCCACGAGCTTGCGAAAGAGTTTATCGCGGTTGGCAAACCGGTTTGCATCCATTCCCTTCGGCGGTTTGACGGAAGTGGCCGCTTCTTCTGGATAAGGCAGATTCATGGGTCCGTATTCGCTGCCGAAAAAACCCGCTGTGGTAAAAGCTTTCAGTTCTTCACTTTCACCCACGCCTTCCAGACGCTGCCCAACATTGACGAAAGCTGGCATTACATCATTCCGCGGCCCCAGCACTTTGGCCATCCATGAGCCGATGTGTGGGCATGCCACCGTCTGCGGTGGCACATATCCCGTGTGCCAATGATACTGATGACGACTGTGGAGAATGCTCCCCAGGTCTGGCTGAACGGCGCTGCGGATCAATGTCGCCCGGTCCATCACCTGGGCGATGTTTTCCAACCCGTGGCAAATTTTCATGCCATCCACAGCTGTATCAATCGCAGGAAAGGTGCTCAGCATCTGGGAGACCTCCAGGCCCTTTTCAAATGGCACATACCGCTTCGGATCAAAAGTTTCTGGAGCTGCCATCCCACCCGCCATCCACAGCAGGATGCAGGCATCTGCTTTGGCCTCAGGATGCTGCAATCCCGCTCCTCGGACCATCTTCGGCTGACCCGTCATCCAAGCCGCAGTACCTGCTGCCGCAAGCTGCCGGATGAAATCCCGCCTAACAATGGATTGAGGAGCGTGAGGATCGAGATCGAGTTTCATCTTTTGAATCGGTTAATGATTATCGAACAAACATAAACTCCGGCTGCATCACCAGCGCCCATAGCAAATCTTGGATCTGGGTCGCCGCTGGTTGATTTCCCAGCATCTCCACCGCGATGTCCAGCTCAGGAGCAGTAGGATCCCGTGTCAGCGCCTGTTGATAGACCCAGCGCACCATTTCGGCAGAGGATTTCCATTCGCGCCCGGCCAAATTGTTAGCTCCGGTAGCCATTGCATTGGTCAGCACCTCCCCGTTGGAAAGATCCAGAGCTTCCAGAGTCGTGATCTCGTTTGGCCGCATAGAAACAATCTGATCTCGGTTTGGACGTCCGAGGGATCTCATCAAAAAGTTGCTTTTCAAAAGACTGGCTCTCACCACCAGATGGCCGCTCTTTCCGCCTTGTGAAAGAAGGCCCGGGCCTTGGGCATTGAGGGCCTGCCGCCAGGAGCCGCTCGGTTTCACCACGGTCACGGGTTTCCATCCTTTGGCAGCAATCGCTCCCAGTCGGCCTTCTTTGCCTTCTGGCACATTCGGATTCCATTCCCAAGTGTTATCCGTGGTCAATGTCTCCTCGCTGCCGTCAGCCATTTTTAAACGAGCTTCAAAGTACATGCCCGCCGGGTTGGGCTTCTTGCCAGCATTGCTGGCCTTGATCACGAGATTGTTCTGCCCAACCACAAGTTTGTCAT
The DNA window shown above is from Prosthecobacter fusiformis and carries:
- a CDS encoding DUF1501 domain-containing protein; this translates as MKLDLDPHAPQSIVRRDFIRQLAAAGTAAWMTGQPKMVRGAGLQHPEAKADACILLWMAGGMAAPETFDPKRYVPFEKGLEVSQMLSTFPAIDTAVDGMKICHGLENIAQVMDRATLIRSAVQPDLGSILHSRHQYHWHTGYVPPQTVACPHIGSWMAKVLGPRNDVMPAFVNVGQRLEGVGESEELKAFTTAGFFGSEYGPMNLPYPEEAATSVKPPKGMDANRFANRDKLFRKLVDQSPHRDYMSDHQQQSLIRSMDNAYRLLSSKEREAFDITLEPKESYAKYDTGRFGRGCLLARRLVEAGVRFVEVTTEYVPFFQWDTHKDGHTTVDGLHKEMDLPIATLVKDLEEGGLLDRTLVIIASEFSRDAIMEGKPGSIANDQATFKVDRLEEMKHYGLHRHFTAGTSVVMFGGGVKRGYIYGETADERPLVATKNPVTVMDLHATIMTAMGISPKTEYLIEGRPFYVTEDGKGKAVTEIFA